Below is a genomic region from Sphingopyxis terrae subsp. terrae NBRC 15098.
ACCGGATGGCGATCGACCCCGGCATAGTCGGACAGCGGCGGCGCAGCGACGATGCGGTGCATCATCCGTACCCCGGCGCGCAGCGTTGCCATGTCGCGGTCGTCGGTCAGGAAGCCGGGATCGATCAAGGGCGCCGCCGCTGCATCGGGCGAGGCGAGCGTCACGCTGCCCCGGCTTTCGGGGCGCAGGACGCAGGCGTGGCACGAAAAGCCATGCCCCTTCACCTTGGTACGACCATGATCCTCCAGCATCGCGGGAACGAAGTGGAACTGGATATCGGGCGCGGCGACGTCGGGCCGCGACTTCCAGAAGCCGCCCGCCTCGGCGAAGGGCGTGGTCATGATGCCGGTACGCCCGGTGCGATGTTCAAAGATCGCCTTCAGCATTCGCCAGCTGCCCGCCAGACTATCGCCGAAGGGGTCGCCCGAGCGCGTTTCCCAGCTCGACACATAGTCGATATGATCCTGCAGATCGGCCCCCACCGCCGCACGGTCGGCGACCGGATCGATCCCCATCGCCTTCAGATGGGCGGCGGGTCCGATGCCCGACAGCATCAGCAGCTGCGGCGACCCGAAAGCACCGGCGGACAGGATCACCCCGCCCGCGGCGCGCAGCGTCTCGCGCGCTTTGCCGCGGCGGATCGCCACACCCGTCGCGCGGCCGTTTTCGACGATGATTTTTTCGACCAGCGCGCCGGTGCGAATGGCGAAATTGGCGCGCCCGCGCAGCGGTTCGACATAGGCGCGCGCCGCCGACCAGCGCTCGCCGCCCTTCTGCGTCACCTGATACAGGCCAAAGCCTTCCTGCTGCGCGCCGTTGAAATCGGGGGTGCGCGGCAATTGCAGCGCCGCCGCGCTCTCGACGAAGCGGCGGCTCGTCACATTGGGCCAGCGCTGGTCCATCACGTTGAGCGGGCCGTCGCCGCCGTGCCATTGGTCGGCGCCGCGTTCATTGCCCTCGCTGCGCTTGAAATAGGGCAGCACGTCGGCATAGCTCCACCCGCTCGCGCCAAGCGCCGCCCATTGGTCGTAATCGAAAGCGTGCCCGCGAATATAGATCATCGCGTTGATCGCGCTTGATCCGCCCAGCCCGCGCCCGCGCGGCTGATATCCTGTGCGGCCGTTCAGCCCCTTTTGCGGGAGCGTATCATATTGATAATTCGACTTCTTGGGGATGAAGGGCATGAAACCGGGCGTCTTCACCCACATATTGTCGTTCGATCCGCCGGCCTCGATCAGGCAGATACGCCGCGTGCCGTCCTCGGCAAGCCGCCCCGCCGCCGCGCTTCCGGCGCTGCCGCCGCCGATGACGATGATGTCGAACTGATCCATAAAGCCGCTCCCCTCGCCACCCGATCG
It encodes:
- a CDS encoding GMC family oxidoreductase is translated as MDQFDIIVIGGGSAGSAAAGRLAEDGTRRICLIEAGGSNDNMWVKTPGFMPFIPKKSNYQYDTLPQKGLNGRTGYQPRGRGLGGSSAINAMIYIRGHAFDYDQWAALGASGWSYADVLPYFKRSEGNERGADQWHGGDGPLNVMDQRWPNVTSRRFVESAAALQLPRTPDFNGAQQEGFGLYQVTQKGGERWSAARAYVEPLRGRANFAIRTGALVEKIIVENGRATGVAIRRGKARETLRAAGGVILSAGAFGSPQLLMLSGIGPAAHLKAMGIDPVADRAAVGADLQDHIDYVSSWETRSGDPFGDSLAGSWRMLKAIFEHRTGRTGIMTTPFAEAGGFWKSRPDVAAPDIQFHFVPAMLEDHGRTKVKGHGFSCHACVLRPESRGSVTLASPDAAAAPLIDPGFLTDDRDMATLRAGVRMMHRIVAAPPLSDYAGVDRHPVNIDDDAALDALIRSRADTVYHPVGTCRMGSDAEAVVDPTLKLNGVDGLWVADASIMPRLVSGNTNAPSIMIGERAADFVKSALQ